The Pyrobaculum sp. 3827-6 genome has a segment encoding these proteins:
- a CDS encoding DHHA1 domain-containing protein has translation MKRVLTIMAHGDADGVCSAALVKAALAGDYDEVRIYFTHPVDLVKDFREAAAGDVYIVDVAIDEKIAGEAREVFSRYTGRVVYIDHHPLSVDLPGVEVVHEEGPSASELVYRRLAGRLPRAYTRVALYGAISDYMDYTEWVREALERWDKRIIYYEAGVLMQGLERARKDHEFKREVVNHLAGNGAPSAMAKLLRLAEEQARVNEALVGWVEKNALVEGKVAYVINPPGPLGLAANLARGLKDASVGLAAEERGEIYIMSLRSSAEVDLNAFLREFARRHSASGGGHKNAAGARIPKALLGDLLRELNLYISRQTRGRASSQ, from the coding sequence GTGAAGCGTGTTCTCACAATTATGGCACACGGTGACGCAGACGGCGTGTGCTCCGCGGCGCTTGTGAAGGCGGCTCTCGCCGGCGATTACGACGAGGTGCGTATCTACTTCACACACCCGGTGGATCTCGTAAAGGACTTCCGCGAGGCGGCGGCTGGCGATGTCTACATCGTCGACGTAGCCATAGACGAGAAAATCGCGGGCGAGGCGCGGGAAGTTTTCTCTAGGTACACGGGACGCGTTGTCTACATCGACCACCATCCCCTCTCCGTGGATCTGCCGGGGGTGGAGGTGGTTCACGAGGAGGGGCCGTCGGCGTCTGAGCTTGTCTACCGGCGGCTGGCCGGCAGACTCCCCCGCGCCTACACCCGCGTGGCTCTGTACGGCGCCATAAGTGACTACATGGACTACACCGAGTGGGTGAGGGAGGCGCTGGAGCGGTGGGACAAGAGAATTATTTACTACGAAGCCGGCGTCTTAATGCAGGGGCTTGAGCGGGCGCGGAAAGATCATGAATTCAAGCGGGAGGTCGTCAACCATCTTGCTGGGAACGGGGCCCCCTCAGCCATGGCGAAGTTGCTCAGGCTCGCGGAGGAGCAGGCGCGGGTAAACGAGGCCCTCGTGGGCTGGGTGGAGAAAAACGCGTTGGTGGAGGGCAAGGTGGCCTATGTCATAAACCCGCCGGGCCCCCTGGGCCTCGCCGCTAATTTAGCCAGAGGTCTCAAAGACGCCTCGGTGGGCCTCGCCGCCGAGGAGAGAGGGGAGATCTACATCATGAGCCTCCGCTCCTCCGCAGAAGTGGATCTCAACGCCTTTCTGAGGGAATTCGCCAGGAGGCACTCCGCCTCTGGCGGGGGCCACAAAAACGCGGCTGGCGCCAGGATACCCAAGGCCCTGCTGGGGGATCTGCTGAGGGAGCTCAACCTGTATATATCACGGCAGACACGGGGCCGAGCCTCTTCGCAATAG